In one window of Canis lupus baileyi chromosome 10, mCanLup2.hap1, whole genome shotgun sequence DNA:
- the LOC140641084 gene encoding interferon-gamma-inducible GTPase 10-like — MGQSSSTPSHKTGGDLASSFGKFFKDFKLESKILSQEAITSIEKSLKEGNLQKAVSDINKALKDIDNAPLSIAVTGESGTGKSSFINALRGVGHDEEGAAPIGAVETTFDRTEYKHRKFPNVTLWDLPGVGTTTFHPQEYLEKMKFREYDFFIIISSTRFTINDAQLATAIRKMKKNFYFVRSKVDSDLYNLKRTKPSDFNKDEILLKIRNDCITQLQNVKVCDPQVFLVSNLDLSSYDFQSLETTLLKELPAHKRHIFMQYLPNITESAIDRKRDSLRQKVWLEAVKAGASATIPFMGLINDNEVEKLEETLHLYRSYFGLDDASLETIAKDLNVSVEKLKANLTSPHLLSVEKEDESLGEKLLRYVEKFCSVSGGLIATGVYFRKIFYLQNYFLEAVVSDAKVLLNKEEIFKETVGSGQAYLLQDVGIENRKSDATSS, encoded by the coding sequence ATGGGTCAGTCCTCTTCCACACCCTCTCATAAAACAGGTGGTGATTTGGCCTCCAGTTTTGGCAAgttttttaaggactttaaacTGGAAAGCAAAATCCTTTCTCAGGAGGCCATCACTTCGATTGAAAAATCCTTGAAGGAGGGGAACCTTCAGAAAGCAGTGTCTGATATTAATAAGGCACTGAAAGACATTGACAATGCCCCTCTGAGCATTGCTGTGACTGGGGAGTCTGGGACAGGGAAGTCCAGTTTCATCAATGCCCTGCGGGGAGTAGGGCATGATGAAGAAGGGGCTGCCCCCATTGGGGCAGTGGAGACAACTTTTGACAGAACCGAATACAAACACAGAAAGTTTCCCAATGTGACATTATGGGACCTGCCAGGTGTAGGGACCACTACATTTCACCCACAAGAGtatttggagaaaatgaaatttcgTGAGTATGATTTCTTTATTATCATCTCTTCCACACGCTTCACAATCAATGATGCACAACTGGCTACAgcaattagaaaaatgaagaagaatttcTACTTTGTCCGATCTAAAGTGGACAGTGATTTATATAATCTAAAAAGAACTAAACCCAGTGATTTCAATAAGGATGAAATCCTGCTAAAGATCCGTAATGACTGTATAACTCAGTTGCAGAATGTCAAAGTGTGTGACCCTCAGGTCTTCTTAGTCTCCAACCTTGATTTGTCTAGCTATGATTTCCAAAGCCTAGAGACCACCCTTCTGAAGGAGCTCCCAGCCCACAAACGCCACATCTTCATGCAATATCTACCGAATATTACTGAGTCTGCCATTGACCGGAAGAGGGATTCCCTGAGACAAAAGGTCTGGCTAGAGGCTGTAAAGGCTGGAGCATCGGCCACTATCCCTTTCATGGGCTTGATCAATGATAACGAGGTGGAGAAGCTGGAGGAGACTTTACACCTCTACAGGTCTTACTTTGGGTTGGATGATGCATCCCTGGAAACCATAGCCAAGGACTTGAATGTGTCAGTGGAGAAACTCAAGGCAAACCTTACGTCTCCCCATTTGCTATCAGTTGAGAAGGAGGATGAGTCGTTAGGGGAAAAACTACTGAGATATGTGGAAAAATTCTGTTCTGTTAGTGGAGGACTAATTGCCACTGGTGTTTACTTTAGGAAGATTTTCTACTTGCAAAATTATTTCCTTGAGGCTGTGGTGAGTGATGCAAAAGTTCTCCTTAACAAAGAAGAGATTTTTAAGGAAACTGTAGGGTCTGGGCAAGCTTATCTGCTTCAGGATGTTGGGattgaaaataggaaaagtgATGCAACCAGTTCCTGA